ATCTTGATGGATCGTTGTAAGTTGTGGAATTGTAATGTTTTACAGAACAATATGATACCTTCGTGAAGTTCACTCATGATCAGTTAATGCGACGCTTTGAGGAGCAACCTGCTAGTTGTGAGTACCTAATTTCTTAACATCACACAGTTGCAGCATAAGTTtagactttctttttttgtttaaccCCCGTACATCATGGTATTAATTGCCTTGCATGCTGATGAATAGTGGTTTTAATTTGCAGTGACTCAAGACTTGATTTCCTTAAGTTTgaaattctttttttaatgttacTTATTTTTTAGTACAGTacttttatatatgtgtgtgtgtgtgtaattttatCTAAAATGTTCGGATGGGGATAATTCACACgtacttattgtgtgtgtgtttataagctACGTGTGTGTTGTCATTCATGTGAGCTGCTGTAGCACTGAAATTTTCCTTTGGGGATAAATAAACTAGTCTTATCAGTTAAGTTTACCTTGAACATTACAATGTATACATTACATTCGAAATATTAGGTGATGATAATTAAGTTATTATTTATAATTAAGCATATTTCATTATAATGTATTATATGGAAACTGAAATGAGACACACACCTTACCTTCTGCGTGGGTGTGATCAACGCCGAAATGGCCAAATAGGACCTGGGGCGGTCTTCCCATTATCAATAGCTGGGTTTCCCTACAACTTTTTAATGTTCATTGTCACCATCAGAATTAGAATCCTGACTAAAAACGCTTGAAATTAGCATAGAATCCTCTaaactgaatttttttaatCGATTCGCTAGTAGTGAAGGAGTGGCGGTGGATTAACTCCCGATTCGCAAAAGGTATAAACATATAATCCATAGTTTATGGAAACGAGTTGACTCGCATAAATTCGCATTTTTATCAGGTGTTTACGTTAAAGTTTCCCTGACGATtatacgttctgtttccacagctgttcacaacgcCTTGATTAGGAGGGTGTCCATTTTTTATTCGCATAACAGCGCAAAGATTCGCATTTTCTTTAGCCGACTTTTCGTGAAGGCCCTTGAAATGTGCAAATGAGTTGGGTGGAGACCCAGCTAATTACATGGGCAATGGCATAGACCATCGGTTCCccaactggggtacgcgtacccccaggggtacgcgaagtggttcagggggtacgcggggagaaaatttccgcgataacagaaaacggacggaattcgcagaatgtaccgtttgaaacacaattgcaactttcagacggaaacatcattttgtggatcaaaatcgcccaaattcccctgtattttgtcctgcaaggctgtatttctttcttataaacacaacaacgatcgcaacgatgaacaagcattaattagaaaacaaaaccactgagaaaatgtcacgtctgtgctgaactccgctccggccacgcccccctattcaacacagacctccgtagcctgtcaaatgaattcgctcatcttcccaatcgcctgcaaataatttttttttttagtcttctgttctgttgatggctggcaaacaacaaccttagaaggtttgggtcacttgtggcacatattattcactcattttaagccatcaatctacctcttaacaaaatgagccgaaacggattgaaaaggaattaaagtaaaaggtgaaaaggaaaactttttgtttcaacggggggggggggggggggggggggggggtgtgtgtgggctgttgGAGATTAAatgcagctggagattaaatgtctgaaggggtacgggactgtaaaaagtttgggaaccactggcaTAGACAATCTCCCATTCTTTGTCAGAGACGTCAGTGGCATAGATCACCAATGATGGGTAGGGGAGCGGGTCTATTTTGCCACCAGTCTTCTCAGAGATTCTGATATAAACTAGGCACAGCCCATGTTGCTGGCATAGGTCAGATTCACATTCAACCCGTTCTTCATCAGTGTTATCTGGGATATGAATTTTGTCAGCTGAACTGTTCATTCTCAATTGAGCGATTACTATAATCTGCGCTGAAAAGAAGTCAGTGTTCTGAGTGATGGATCGGTCCCTGCAGGATTTGTGTGTTCGGGTCGTTGTGCAACTTCAGAGCTTCAGGCTTCAACTGTGTCGACCCCTTAACAAGTTTAGAGTAGGCTGCAATGGATGGGCCACACTGCCTCCCACAGATACTGCGTTTGTCATTGTGGTTGAAAGTAATACTTTTTCTTCACCGTCTGTCAGACTCTCCCTGCAACCCGTACTCTAATCATCACTTGTGTCTTGAGTCGGGACGGGTCATTGGTCCTCTccaccagcctcctcctctCAAACGTTTTACTGACCGCTTTCCTTTTTGGAACACGGTAACAGCTAAATGCATTGTTCCGCGCGTTTCATCATCAGTATATATAGCTGATGAAATGCATGTAGGGGGAGTGACTGAGCTAGGTgaagaagtagtagtagtgccTGAAGCAGTACCTATGTCGGGGTGCACCTAAACAACCATGTTGCACCATTGCGACCATATGAAGTTTTaactcgcacacactcaaaaagtGGTCCTATAAGACCTTTTTGGTTGCAGTCTGAAGCCCTGAACGACAATAAAATGCTTTgtgctcttctcttttttttttttaaagatgtttcCTGAGACAGACCCATCCACCACCAGGACACAAGCTGATGTACTGCTGTGACTGATTTGAATTATTCTCTGATGACGTCAATGCCAGAGATTGTGTTTGATTGCAAATAAAAAGTGCCATATTTCACTTGTTGGCAAAGGCTACTTAAAAGCTTCAGTCAGTGGTATACACCCTTTCCTAAGCATTTAGGTGCCTCTTGGTGTAAAGCTATGTTTTGGACCCTTCCTGATTTTTCTACCAGTGGCCTACCTATCACTTGCTGTAAAAGCCTTTTTTTCTCAGATTTTATTTAGTCTTGGCATTCCACATCCTTtgtgttttatattatttttgttactTGTATATCAAAGTTATTCAGAATGCCATGTAACATTTACTGATCAGCCATTTTTAATGAATACAGGTTGTTATAATCAGAAAGTGAAAGGTATCAcaggtcagttttttttttgtttttttataattaaGGGCAATACATAGTTTGTAACAGAAACAAGTATTGTGTGGGTCATTTTTGGTTCAAGCCCGTGGTTGCTTTCTCTATTCAAGTCTCACTTCTAAGTAACAGCAATGAAGATTGATTATTGCCGTTTTGGGTAGTGTGAGCCTTAAATACATTGTACTGTAACACACAAGCAATTACTAGAAAACATCACCACATCACACAATACCATCTCATATTTATTTTGATCTTTATCctgttcatttttttcctgCTTACATAGTtgaaatgtaaacaataaaACTTTTTAATACAGATTTCCACCCAGCACTTGTCGTAATTTGCCATTGAGTCTTTTGATAGAACTGGAACTACAGCTTAGCAGCCTCCCCAAGTCAGTCGTGCTACATGGTCAGTCTTCATCTTGGTGGACTTCACAAATCCCAGGAACTCCAGCTCTGACACCGCTTGGATGAATCGAGCACTTAAAACAAGCAGTGAAGGAACAGCAATGGTAGGGGGAATCCAAGGGCATTTAACAAACTAGTTCTAAAGAAATCACTTGAATATTTCAGTTCTGTATCTATACTAAGTGGGCTTTAGAAAAATAGTGAGTGGTATTCAGCAGGAAAATTAACACATTTCTTAAGTACAATTCAGGTCTGAGAACTAGGCAGTAGACTTAAAATGTTAATGCAACTCTTGTTACTGTCATATGGCTTAATGGACAACAGAACACGGTATAGTTTTCAAAAGGATACTGCTTTAGTTCATCCACCTTGCCATAATCACTGGAATCAGGATCTTTACCCTCTGCTGCACTGACAACTGTGGAATACGCCTAAAAACACCCACCAGTTACTTTTCCAGCATGTTTTAAGGTAATTCCAGTTACTTAAGGCATGTCAACACAGAAACATGGGTCACTTGAACAGAAGAATGTCAAAACAGCATATTTAAATCTTGGATCAAACCTACCTCCAGCCAGTCAAAAAGGTTAATTAGCCTCCCACACTCAAGGTGGAGTTTGTGCACAATGCAGATGTCAGGGGCTGCGTTAGAGAACGTGCCACTGTCGGTCTTCAGACCTTCATGCTGTACAAGAACACACAGCAATTACTTCTGGCTGTGAGCGCAAAAAGAACTGCAACTGACCCAAATCTATTTGCTTGGTTTACCTGTAAGTAATAGTACGGGTGACTGAGGGCGGTCTGAATGGAGGTACGAGGGGTGGCATTGAGATGTCTCCGGAGGACCCCAGAAGAACCGTAATAGCACACCTCATTCAATGGCTGTGACTCAGGCGGAACCAGGTGCGCTCTGCAAATGGATATAATACAATCTATTGTGCTCTGTATATAAACACAAGAACACGGCCTGATTAGTTCTTAGCTGGTTTTGTTGGATGTATGTTAATGCCTACCTTACAAGACTGTCGACAAATTCCAGAATTTGATTTCGGAGCACCTCGAAAGGAGTCATCTTCTTGGTTCTTCTGGTTTCCTTCCTCTCTAGAAGAGTCTGATTGAAAGATAGAACATATTGAATCTCatgtaaaaaaaatttaaaaaaaaagctgttacCTATTTCTACCATAATATCCATTATACCTTCTGAAGTTGGAAAAGGTCAGTTTTCTTCTGGAGATCCTTTTCTGGTGAAACCGCCTCTTGCATTACCTCCTCTGCTGAGAGAGCTAATAAAAGATAAATGGAGACGGTTGGGGATGTTTCAGAGTAATTGTACAATTGAAGATGATGAAAAGGTGAACAGTCATTACATGTGAAACTACTGTAAACGTACTGTCAAGTTGGTCAAATTTTGCTAAGTAGTTCTGCAGCTGTCCAAGAGCAGCTTTCATTTTCTTTGACTTGCTGGAACTCAGAATGACCACACACTTCTGCAAAAGTGCAACAAGTTCATCTTTGGCCATCAATCTGTAAAAGGACACAATTGTTGCCTCAAGAAAGTATCCACATTGTGTCTTATCAAACACTGTATAACCACCATGTCTTACTTAAGGAGCTGCATTGCAGAGTCATACTCTTCAGTCTCCCAAACATTCTTCTCCAGACAGGATATGTGTATCTCTCTGATCTGAAAATATAAAAGAACCAGTCTATTGGAGAGTGCAAAACACGTTTAGTATCGTTTATTTTTTCCCACTcaaagctttttttgttttgttttagccAAACTGTACCTGTTTCCCCAAGGGGTACTTGGGCAGCGAGGATGTCAAAGTATGGAGACATCTGAGGATGGGGTAGTAGTTCTTGTGATACTTCCTGAGGGCTTTCATCAAAATCTTACACACTTCCTGGAAATTTTTCCAAAGGCAGCAAGGTCAATATTCTGAGCAGTTTTGAAATGACCAACAAACTATTCCATTAATAGAGGTATTCAGTCACCTTTACACACCCATCATTGGTCAGCAGCTCAACTTGTTTTTGTGGCTCCTGATTTTCCACATAcctgcagagagagcgagaaagagatgggTAGGGTTACCTAATGCTTAACATTTTGGTTAAAGCAACATAACAGGAAAACCACAGTCTACCCAGATTCACCAAGTCCTGAAAGCAAAATATTCCAACATGCATTCACCACGCAATAACTTTCTTGGTATAACTGTACATCAAACTATAGTACTGAATAATAATGTGAACACACATCCGGAAGCAATTAGCTTAATTCTGGCAGGTAAATGCATCAGTTTTGACCTAAAGTGGTATTACCAGGACATCAGTGTATTTGACATTGCAACTTCTAATTTGGTGTAATTTCAATTAAACATTCAAGCTGTCCTGCCATAGATGTAATCCATAGAGGTAAAAACTGAAATTCAGCTAGTTTTGATCAGCTGAAAAAAttgcagcagagcagaggaccACAGGTTTTAGTTTTGGTTTTTTTGCGCcatgaagaaaataaataaataaaaaataacagtgGATAGGCCCCAAATCACCCCAGAGAAATAAATGTACCAGCACACAGTGTGCGGTAAACACAAGTGAAGAGAAATAGGGTGGTCTGCTTTACCTGTTTTAAGGTTGCTAATACGCTATTTATGGTCACCTTATATCAGATAAACCCAGAGAAGGCCGATAGTTTTCCTATAGATTATGCCTGCCTcgtaaaaataaaacagaactgGCACAATAAACGCAGTTGCCAGTATGCGATCACCAACAACGCTACACTGAATCCGAGCTTCATTACATCAATAATTATTCTAATTTAATATGATAAAAACCACTGCCCCCTCAAGAATAGATGATCAGTCTAACGATCTACGATGcatcagcagttacatttccaGCACAGTTTGAAGCCTCCTCCCCAAGCTCCCACACAGACAGCTACAGCTGTAGAGTTGAGCCTTCAACGCACTACTGAGGTGATAAATTCAGCGACTACTTTAGATGGAGTTACAAAGAAATATGCTTCACAATCTATTTAGTCAAAAACCGTCATAACACCAAACCTGATTTAGATTAATTAGATTACATTTTCTATCTATTGGCACTTAAGCCTGTTTCACACTGCCTGCATGGCGTGTGCGGTGCGGCTGCGTTacctgttgattttcatttcgcTTCCTatgttaacaggttagagcaTGCACACTGCCTGCGGGAGATGCACGGCTCAGATTCGGCATGGCGCCTATTTTTCATGCGTGAGGAAAGCAGTTCTCAGCAGAAATAGACagtaaaagatgttttaataatCATATTGACATCATATGAGCAGCATTACATAAACTGACACCTTTCACTGCAGTTCCGATGTCCAGGCTATAGGtcacagacatgacagaaaAAATCTTATATTTTTTAACCATTTTATCAGCTGAAAGGGGAAAGTGGAAGATACAGGTGTACTATACAGTAACACAATGTAGGCTACAATTACATTATAATCAATACGTTTTCAGTtgcgctctctccctttccctctcgcACTTTTGCTCTGAACGAAGGTAACACAAGTCACGTGACTGATTCCTGGTTACAACTGGTCAACTTCCTGGTCTTTACTTTTCGGACCACTCATCAACAATGGATGACACCAAGCTGATTGTGTACTGATGCCCATTATCATAGGCAAACTAAATGCAAAAAGATAGGGCTGGCAGTAGCAGCGCCGCAGCAGAAACGTCTGCGGTGTGAATAAGCACATGCAACCAAGACACAGCAGTACCACAATGCAGGCCCCAGGCACACAACCCAGGCATTGGGGTGCGGTAAAGGCTTTGAAGGGCagaactcacactcacactaaacgTGTTTCTGCTTATTCTCGTCCAGTTTAAATGAATCAGCTGAGGGCAGGTGCCAACAATGGTCTCCGATTTTGACATAGCATGGATGGTGTTGTTCATTAACATCAACTACACCGCCCGGTCTCTAGTTGTACCTCATAAAGGATGGCAGCTGTCGGatcctctccacctcctggtGGCTGAGTTTCTGGGCGTGATCCAGAGCCTCCTTTTTGgggcagcacagcacactgaGGGGCTGGGAGTGGAAGTGCtcgaccagggccagctgagcAGGGCACAGCAATCACAGATGCAACATTCTAAGTATGCCATCCATCTGAACCATATATGCCAGAATTTACTTTGTAAGGCTGTGTTAGTCTTGTACAAAGTTCTTAAGCAGTACTCACCTGAAGGCCCTTAATGAAATTGCGGACCGAAAAGTCGTGGTAGAGAAAAATGCTCACTAGCACCTGCAGTACCTTGCCAGAGAGCTTGAAGGGGAACTCTGTATTCAGAACCAGCTGAAAGAGAAATGATTTTAGAAAGTTATTATTGTGCATCAGGCACAAAactatacacacagaaatgaggCCTCAATTGGCTTAAAATTGATGCTGTCAAAAAGTGTACTCCAAAGAATCCTTAATTTCCTGTATCCATAGGCAAATCATACTGGCAGTCACCTTCCCTCATTTCAGCTGTGCTCTATTGTTTGACTGAAGCTAGATAACAGTATGATTTGAATCTCCCTAAGACCAAGGACAGGTGCATAAAGTCAGTCTGCAGAGTGTTCACAGCCATTTCGCCAGACAAAAAGAAGGGAGAACAAAACGACCAACAATGGTAACCTTGTCAACGACTGTGGCCAGGTGTTGTGTGCAGGACAGAGACTGAAAGAGCTCgatgcagagcagagaggacacagagtggggCAGCATGTGCTGGATGGTGCTGGGAGACGTGGCAATTCCAAAGATGAACATCAAAGGGAGTTTCTGGATGTATCGACTGGAGAACACAAACAAGAAAAATACAGGGAGTTCAGCTtgaggtctcacacacactttcagtccTAGATCCTATGAGGAAATGAACTCAAGCCTTTTACTTTTGTTACATTCCAGAATACCTGCAAATCACAATGAAGTCCTGTAGTACCCGTGGGTTGAAGGCTTCAAGGTCTTTGAAAATGATTACTATGGGTGGCTTAGATATCATGTCTTTGGCCATCGAAGTACGTTTTTTGCCTGGAGAAGTTTCATATTtctgcaaaacaaacaacaaaaaaacaacactatgCATGATGCTCAAGAAAGTAATTCATGTAACTTAACATACTTCAAGTACTTCTTTTGTGAGTCTCCTGGAGTGTAAAAACAGGTGTTGTACTTTTGTTttccaatatatatatttaaagccCTTTACCTAAATGTCGTAAATCAAAAAGGGAAAATCTTCAACACTCTTACCTTGGTTACTGAACTGTACCAATCACAGAGTGAACTGAGGGAGCAGTGCACCCTCTTTTGGTGGACGGGAGCACTGCGCTGACCTCCATCTTCGTCGTCGTCATCCACAGCCACATCTACTCCTATTAGTCTCTCCAGGACCTTCTGCATCAGGTGCTTTAGTGCTGAAGAGTGGCATGGGAGGACTTAATATCTTCACATCAACATTGATATGGGCTTTTAAAGTGTCTCAATCACTGAAACAACTAAACTGAGGTCAGCAAATTGAGTTCATATCATAACTCTGTTTTGTAATTTCAGAGCCTAAATCCAACTATTTGGACCACAAAGCATGCTTACATTCATATGGCACATTAGGGATCACACTTggagacaacagacagacagaacagttAATGATGGGTTTAAAGCTTTTCATGGAAGCATTATGATAAGATAATGTTGAGAAACAGATGCCTTATTTAAAACAACACTGAgaaaataaacatacaaaagcaaacaaaagtaTGTAGCAACAAGAGCACACCTGTACACTCTTTGGCTTGCACAGAAACCACAAACGGAGTTACAGACTGCTGCAAGAGCACTGAAAGGCTCTGGAATGTCATGTCATGATCTGGTACATTCACTCCTGtagaaggagaaaaaagaaaatgtgtacttTATCTTATTTTAGAAAACACACCAATTGAATTAACAATTATGATTTAATAATAGTAAGGATTGGTCTAAACTACACAATAAATCCTGAACTCTATTCCCTTTGCAtgacaaacagaacattcaaTTAACAAGAGGGTGATTTCAGCATTTTATGACAAACAAGTAGGATTATTTAATATATgtcaattctaaaatgctgttAGAAATAATCTGTGGATTGTGTATTGACTGGATTCTGGATTTGTCCTGAATTTAAATAAGTGATCAGGTCacatctctcccttccccttcctTACCCAGCACCAAGGCAGCAGTGGGGATCTCGCTGGCCCTCATAAGAGAGGCCCAGTCATTCATTTGGGACTGAAAGCTTGAGGCACATTTTTTGATGAACTCAAGCAGGCTATCCAAGATTTTCTTGTTGAGTTCATCCTGCAACATCTGTTGAGACATGACATTGAGACATTGTTACATGTAAACATTAAATGTCAAACTATTATTGCGTGTCATATTGCGTCATCATAAGCAGCATCAATATGCTGGTAGATGACTTAATAAAAGTGAGCAGCAAAATGTACAGATTAGACATGAAAATGGGCTGTCTGCACAAACTGTTCAGCTCCACCACGGTCATACCACCACAGAGTTCACTAGCTAGCCAGCACCTCTGTGCACTGCCATCAAATTGTGGAGTTCACAAAACAACCCAACAATGGACGCCAAGAAAACAAAGACATAATAGACTTCAGTAGACACCACGTGAAGACCACTGAACATCAACGGAGAAAACATCACATAACGGAGGGCCTCACGTGGACAACCAACACAACTGCACAGCAGTGGCTCGGTCTtctaaggggaaaaaaacaacaaaactgtCCATGCATCTGCTTGTGCATTTCTACCATTGTTCCATAAAGAGCAGACAAACATACTGCATCACAGCATGGTGCGCTAAGTGTTCAGCAGCAGACAAGAAAGCTCTacagcactttgagctgcattctttgtATGAAAAGtgccacacaaatacagtattgtttattattatgatcattgctgtattattattattattattattatctgcaGAGGATATCATTGGCCATTCCCTGTTCTCACTGAATTTACCTTATCGCCTTCTTGGAGATGCTACATGCAGTTAAGACCCACACCTCTGAATGATTGAAACGGTTTTTTTCCCCAAGAGCCATCTCTGAACTACACCTAACAAGAGCTGTCATCTCCTAGCCATCCCCTCTAACcatcactgactgactgtccaTCAATACTTTTCCACAGTTACAGTATTCAAATTTCCATGTGCAACATTTCCGTTTTCATGTGCAACATCGACTACCAATGCAATATACAACTGCcactttatattatatttttccttttttatgtaTGCTACACTGTTTTTGTATTAATACACTGGTTCAACTGTACTTTTAAAAAAACTTTATCTATCTACCTTTTTTTTACCtgtatgtctttgttaaaaTGTCGTTGTACTGTATAATGACATTAAAGACATTCTTTTTGTATTCAAAATGTATCCATAGGACCCGCACTTAGGGCCAAAAAGAGGTCAACTTAATTTATATCGACAACCTGATCATAAGAACAAAGGCATTTATAATATGTCCAGGCATAGTACAACTACACAGACCCTATACAAGAATACAGTTGGATGAAGTGTGGCGGTTCATGTTTACCTCAGTCTCAGATTTCGTCATGTCCCAAAGTCTCTGACAGATGTTGACCCGTATTCTTGCCATTTCTCCATCGTCACTACCTTCAATGAAATAGTCTACTGCGAATGACACATTACACAAATCATAGTACTGTTCATTTCAGTTGAATTATCAACTCTCATGACTTCCCCTAACATTTATTGCCATAACGTCAATTTGACAAACCCAGCTGTAAAATCCAATAGTTTACATGAACTGTAAGTAGTCCTTCAGGAGTGCGATATCTTCCACAGCAACGCATTAACTAAGTTCGTTATAAGTTACTCACCAACATCGGaatttttcttcctctttttagaACTTGGcttgaaaacaaaacagcccTGAGGATGACAACATACGGCACAGATGTAATTTTATCGTTTTGTTATATTAAGTTAATAGATTACACGGCCTGACTGTCTGCATTTAATCGCAACATATAAAAACGCTTGCTCAAACCGAAAAAGCTATAGAGGTAATGGTAGTTCACGTTTAGCCGCCGAACAAATGTTCTTACCTTCGATACAGAAGATGTTGCCATGTCTAGCGAATGCCCTTTAGATGGATACCAGCTGAAATGTCATTTGGTCAGTTCCTtatttcataaaatgtaactgaGTACTTGCCTGAAACTTGCTAGCTAGCTCAGGTTCAATGAGTTTGCACGAACTCACATTGTTTATGCACTTCCTCGTAAGTTTCCCGCGGCTGTAAACGTCATGAGGAGAGAAGGCTATGCATGGATGTGATTGGTCGTTTTTTCTGTCACTTCTCTGTTGTTAAAATGTAATCAAATAATCGTCGAGTGGTCAAATGCTTCGAGTGAGGCTTCAAACATTTAATTTCTATCCAatatcattgaaaaaaaaaatccaaatgaAAGCCTTTATATCGTAACAAAATTATCTGATAAGCAATTactccagatttttttttttagccctaGGCAGACTCTAGAACAgcttttaaaaataataattcattaattaGTGAGTCTTTTTCACATTCAGCTCTCCACTAAACTGAACTGTATGCATAGACTActcatgcatgtatgcacacttCACTTCGCCTGTAAAAAGTGAGTGTATTTAAGTTATAATTGTATGTTCCATAGGCCTACATTAGTCACCTATCTTACATCCATTCACACTTTAATATAGTAATTTAAAATAGTAATCAGATTTTTCACCATTTACAGTCTAAAGGATGCAATGTACCGTTTGCAAGCTGTTGCTAAGATAGgaatttttatataaaaaatgtaatgatgtTAATGAGTCAAACATGTATTAAATGAGATGAAAACTTGATTaagattataaacacatttaattACACAGTGCAGTCATATTCATTACACAATTCACCATACACACTGCTGGTGTTTGTTGtaagaaatgtaaacaaagttTACAAAAGCAACCATTTCCATTTTATTGAATACTTTGTGGAAGACATGTAAATGTACAGACACTACAttgatgtaaaaaataaatacataccaAACAAGAGAATATAAATCCCATGGGGATATatc
Above is a window of Clupea harengus chromosome 14, Ch_v2.0.2, whole genome shotgun sequence DNA encoding:
- the orc3 gene encoding origin recognition complex subunit 3 isoform X3, which produces MATSSVSKGCFVFKPSSKKRKKNSDVGSDDGEMARIRVNICQRLWDMTKSETEMLQDELNKKILDSLLEFIKKCASSFQSQMNDWASLMRASEIPTAALVLGVNVPDHDMTFQSLSVLLQQSVTPFVVSVQAKECTALKHLMQKVLERLIGVDVAVDDDDEDGGQRSAPVHQKRVHCSLSSLCDWYSSVTKKYETSPGKKRTSMAKDMISKPPIVIIFKDLEAFNPRVLQDFIVICSRYIQKLPLMFIFGIATSPSTIQHMLPHSVSSLLCIELFQSLSCTQHLATVVDKLVLNTEFPFKLSGKVLQVLVSIFLYHDFSVRNFIKGLQLALVEHFHSQPLSVLCCPKKEALDHAQKLSHQEVERIRQLPSFMRYVENQEPQKQVELLTNDGCVKEVCKILMKALRKYHKNYYPILRCLHTLTSSLPKYPLGKQIREIHISCLEKNVWETEEYDSAMQLLKLMAKDELVALLQKCVVILSSSKSKKMKAALGQLQNYLAKFDQLDTLSAEEVMQEAVSPEKDLQKKTDLFQLQKTLLERKETRRTKKMTPFEVLRNQILEFVDSLVRAHLVPPESQPLNEVCYYGSSGVLRRHLNATPRTSIQTALSHPYYYLQHEGLKTDSGTFSNAAPDICIVHKLHLECGRLINLFDWLEAYSTVVSAAEGKDPDSSDYGKVDELKHARFIQAVSELEFLGFVKSTKMKTDHVARLTWGGC
- the orc3 gene encoding origin recognition complex subunit 3 isoform X2; the protein is MATSSVSKGCFVFKPSSKKRKKNSDVDYFIEGSDDGEMARIRVNICQRLWDMTKSETEMLQDELNKKILDSLLEFIKKCASSFQSQMNDWASLMRASEIPTAALVLGVNVPDHDMTFQSLSVLLQQSVTPFVVSVQAKECTALKHLMQKVLERLIGVDVAVDDDDEDGGQRSAPVHQKRVHCSLSSLCDWYSSVTKKYETSPGKKRTSMAKDMISKPPIVIIFKDLEAFNPRVLQDFIVICSRYIQKLPLMFIFGIATSPSTIQHMLPHSVSSLLCIELFQSLSCTQHLATVVDKLVLNTEFPFKLSGKVLQVLVSIFLYHDFSVRNFIKGLQLALVEHFHSQPLSVLCCPKKEALDHAQKLSHQEVERIRQLPSFMRYVENQEPQKQVELLTNDGCVKEVCKILMKALRKYHKNYYPILRCLHTLTSSLPKYPLGKQIREIHISCLEKNVWETEEYDSAMQLLKLMAKDELVALLQKCVVILSSSKSKKMKAALGQLQNYLAKFDQLDTLSAEEVMQEAVSPEKDLQKKTDLFQLQKTLLERKETRRTKKMTPFEVLRNQILEFVDSLVRAHLVPPESQPLNEVCYYGSSGVLRRHLNATPRTSIQTALSHPYYYLQHEGLKTDSGTFSNAAPDICIVHKLHLECGRLINLFDWLEAYSTVVSAAEGKDPDSSDYGKVDELKHARFIQAVSELEFLGFVKSTKMKTDHVARLTWGGC
- the orc3 gene encoding origin recognition complex subunit 3 isoform X1, with translation MATSSVSKGCFVFKPSSKKRKKNSDVVDYFIEGSDDGEMARIRVNICQRLWDMTKSETEMLQDELNKKILDSLLEFIKKCASSFQSQMNDWASLMRASEIPTAALVLGVNVPDHDMTFQSLSVLLQQSVTPFVVSVQAKECTALKHLMQKVLERLIGVDVAVDDDDEDGGQRSAPVHQKRVHCSLSSLCDWYSSVTKKYETSPGKKRTSMAKDMISKPPIVIIFKDLEAFNPRVLQDFIVICSRYIQKLPLMFIFGIATSPSTIQHMLPHSVSSLLCIELFQSLSCTQHLATVVDKLVLNTEFPFKLSGKVLQVLVSIFLYHDFSVRNFIKGLQLALVEHFHSQPLSVLCCPKKEALDHAQKLSHQEVERIRQLPSFMRYVENQEPQKQVELLTNDGCVKEVCKILMKALRKYHKNYYPILRCLHTLTSSLPKYPLGKQIREIHISCLEKNVWETEEYDSAMQLLKLMAKDELVALLQKCVVILSSSKSKKMKAALGQLQNYLAKFDQLDTLSAEEVMQEAVSPEKDLQKKTDLFQLQKTLLERKETRRTKKMTPFEVLRNQILEFVDSLVRAHLVPPESQPLNEVCYYGSSGVLRRHLNATPRTSIQTALSHPYYYLQHEGLKTDSGTFSNAAPDICIVHKLHLECGRLINLFDWLEAYSTVVSAAEGKDPDSSDYGKVDELKHARFIQAVSELEFLGFVKSTKMKTDHVARLTWGGC